Proteins encoded in a region of the Triticum dicoccoides isolate Atlit2015 ecotype Zavitan chromosome 3A, WEW_v2.0, whole genome shotgun sequence genome:
- the LOC119272252 gene encoding uncharacterized protein LOC119272252 has product MSSHLSCIADLSATSAINAPEQTHGNEPAERGKMSATRYHTRKLATPQPPPLSTSRGKAPRTQPAWPRLLTHLPHCSLRMHSSYYTLACFATVRRNKRPETMEIITKRPRERRGNAADGEPLPQLLDSPLPTPRRSCASADVPGSSLRCAASPLRTQVPFSWESSPGVPKSGRDTREETMPPPKLPPGRWPPQCPTRTNWCYGNGSEASSDDCDASSFSDALDRTSSSPARIGSFDRVTSKRFEDIFLGRAESFAKDRSHSSRHAPTGEPSAVVAASSSSARHTKHWRRRGSSRPHDDDDGEWPKSNDPVKVMPRVEQMSPRACGLMVFFPWSAKRAACGFKSPSTTRHSVAVDHSPSRGRSNPTLRDALQEDNKTDDMDVQDPPPQPRGEKRSRAEWQGRGWGVSSLLDTSKRYCTDARKALSKLSIGLGADSGSARVGRERRSGTQDATSTTTTAPVVGAKLTKLKSNRN; this is encoded by the coding sequence ATGTCCTCCCATCTCTCTTGCATCGCCGACCTTTCGGCAACCTCCGCCATTAACGCCCCCGAGCAAACTCACGGGAACGAACCAGCTGAGAGGGGGAAAATGTCGGCGACACGCTACCATACGCGGAAGCTAGCTACGCCCCAACCGCCTCCACTTTCCACTTCTCGTGGTAAAGCACCACGAACTCAGCCCGCATGGCCTCGCCTTCTCACTCACCTACCTCACTGCAGCCTTCGCATGCACTCCTCTTATTATACGCTTGCATGCTTCGCAACAGTGCGCCGTAACAAAAGGCCGGAGACCATGGAGATCATCACCAAGCGCCCCAGGGAGAGGCGGGGCAATGCCGCCGACGGCGAGCCGCTCCCGCAGCTGCTCGACTCGCcgctccccacgccgcgccgctcGTGCGCCTCCGCGGACGTGCCCGGCAGCAGCCTGCGGTGCGCCGCCTCGCCGCTGCGCACGCAGGTGCCCTTCTCCTGGGAGAGCTCCCCTGGCGTGCCCAAGAGCGGCAGGGACACGCGGGAGGAGACGATGCCGCCGCCCAAGCTGCCGCCCGGGCGCTGGCCGCCGCAGTGCCCCACGAGGACGAACTGGTGCTACGGCAACGGGAGCGAGGCCAGCAGCGACGACTGCGACGCGTCGTCCTTCTCCGACGCCCTGGATAGGACGTCCTCCTCGCCCGCGCGGATCGGCTCCTTCGACCGGGTCACGTCCAAGCGCTTCGAGGACATCTTCCTCGGCCGCGCCGAGAGCTTCGCCAAGGACCGGTCCCACTCCTCCCGCCACGCGCCCACGGGCGAGCCCAGCGCCGTCGTCGCCGCGTCGTCGTCCTCGGCGAGACACACGAAGCACTGGCGTCGACGCGGCAGCTCGCGCCCCCACGATGACGACGACGGGGAGTGGCCGAAGAGCAACGACCCCGTGAAGGTCATGCCGCGCGTCGAGCAGATGTCCCCGAGAGCATGCGGGCTCATGGTGTTCTTCCCATGGAGCGCGAAGCGGGCGGCCTGCGGGTTCAAGAGCCCGTCGACGACGCGTCACTCCGTCGCCGTTGATCATTCGCCCTCCCGCGGCCGCAGCAACCCCACCCTGCGCGACGCTCTGCAGGAGGACAACAAGACCGACGACATGGACGTGCAAGACCCACCGCCGCAGCCGCGCGGGGAGAAGAGGAGCCGCGCGGAATGGCAGGGCCGCGGGTGGGGCGTCTCGTCGCTGCTCGACACGAGCAAAAGGTACTGCACCGACGCACGGAAGGCCCTGAGCAAGCTATCCATCGGATTGGGCGCTGACAGTGGCAGCGCGAGAGTTGGCAGGGAAAGGAGGAGCGGCACGCAGGATGCCACGTCCACAACGACGACCGCGCCCGTCGTCGGCGCCAAGCTGACGAAACTCAAGTCTAACAGAAATTAA